CATTGTTCCGCCAAGGTCGGCATGAGCCCTGCTCCCTTCTCTGGAATCGTTTCCTGAAGCGCCTTCTCCACGTCCTCGGCCCGCACCCTGTCTGCACCCCGCACGACGTACGTCAAGAACGTCCGCACGTGGTCCAGGGCTGTCTTCTCCTGGCACGACTCCCACAGGAGCCTCAGGATCTCGGGTAGCCTCTGTCCGAGATCGTCCCGGAAGATGTGCTTCATCAGGAGCATCGCGGCCCGAAACTGCACTGCCCCCTTGAGCTCCGCGTCGGTGTAGCGCGAGAGATCGCACAGCTCGTACCGAAACGCCGGCACGTAGCCCGCAAGAGGCTCGGGCGGCTCGAAGAGGCTCCCGAACGCCACGGGGACCCTCCAGGCCTGCCGGCCGTGGTAGAAGACGACCGTTTTCGACGAAGTCCCGCGCTGCCCCCGCGTCGGCCAGCACTTCCCGGAAAAACCTGTCGTGGGGATTCGAGACCTCGGCCATGGCGAGAGTGTAGGCGCCGGCATCCCGGCGCGCAACTTTTGGCCGGCCGCCGGGGGCGCGCTGGTGCGCAAGAGCTTTGCCCACGCGGCCCGGGTGAGGGGGACGCGGGGGCGGGTCTAGAGCCGGTAGGGCGCCTCGACGAAGGAGAAGCGCTCGGGGGGGAAGTCGCGGGTGTTGCGGGTGGCCAGGCGCAGGCCGCGGGAGAGGGCGAGGGCCGCCTGGAAGGCATCGGGCAGCTTCCATCGGTTTTCCCGGCGCAGGCGAGCCGCCAGGTCGGCGGCGGCGACGCCGATCTCGACGGTGACGAAACGGTCGAGCAGCCGCAGGGCCAGCGGCTCGCGCTCCCGAGCAAACCCGGTGAGCACCTCGGCTCTGGTGATGACGGACACGGCTGCCCTGCCCTTCGTTCGGGCAAGGAATGACGTGGCGGCCTCGATGCCGTTGAAGTGGTCGATGAGGACTACGGAATCGAGGAGGTGCGTCAGCGAGGCGTTTCCCATTCGTCCCTCAGGCGCCGCTGGTAGGCGAGGCCGTCTTCCCCTTCCCATACGCCGCTCGTGTCTCGGAGCACCCGGTCGAAGCACTCGAGGCCGAGCTCGGATTCGCTGCGCAGCCTGCGGACGGCCCGCCGCACGATCTCGGCCATGGGCACGTGTTCCTCCCGGGCCTTGTCGTCGAGCCACTGCTTGTCTTCCGGGTCCAACCCGATGACGGTGCGCACCATGATCGCTCCCTCCGGAGGTGATATCGCGCCGATCGAAATGATATCGCAGGGCCTGATCCCGGGCAATGGCGCCAAGTGCCGGGGGCCACGTGCCGAGCAGGGGCAGGTTGTGTAGTCCCAAGAGCCAACGGCCAAGGGCCTCGGGTTTCCGGTGCCGGGTTGCCGAGCGCTGCTTGGCGGGCTTTGCGGCTTTGCGCGAGACGGGACTTTCTGGTTTGCCCGTACGGCCCTCGTGGGGCGCGTGCGCCCCGCAACGCGCTGTCAGAGCCCCCGATACACTTCCCTGCGGTGACCGACCTTCACCACGAGAACCAGGAGCCGGTCATCCTCGATGCGGTACAGCACCCGGTAAGCACCTACGCGGATGCGATACCCCTGATCCGTTTCGGCCAGCCGCTTCACACCGGGCGGTCTGGGATCAGCGGTCAGCACGGCGAGCCGCTTCAGGACCTGAGCCCGGATTCTCGGCGCCAGACTGGAAAGTTCTCCCTTCGCCCGGGTGGAGAGCTCCACCCGGTAGGTTCACTTGCGCGCCCCCTCGAGCCCGTACTCGTCCAAGACGGTCTCGAGGGCAACCGTCTTGCGCCCGTCGAGCTCCCATTGCGCGAGGGCCTCGCGATAGTCCTCGGCGTCCAGCAGATCCTCCAGGCGCTCCAGCGCCCGGAGGTCGTCGAGGGAAACGAGGGCCCCCACGGGCTCTCCGTTCTGCTCCACGACCACGCGCTCGTTTCGAGTGCGGACGCGCCGCAGCGCACTCGAAAGCTCACTGCGATCCATGGGAACCGCCACGATCGCCATGAGAGCCCTCCTCTTCAGGCCTCTTCACTCGCCCTTTCAGACCGCCCGGGTTCGGGCAGTCCGCAGGCGCTTCCACCGCCTCCCGGATGCAGTGCGCGACCGGTCACGCAGCGGCAGGCTTCCCCTGCGCACGGAACATTCTCGGCCCCAAGCCACCCTTGCAGCTCATTCTGCTCCCAGCGCATCCACGGCGCAATTTGCTTTCGCTCGTGACGGGGGACGGGTACTGCGGTTGGCGTTCCCGGTTCCCAGTTCCCGGTTCCCGGTTCCCAGTTCCCAGTTCCCAGTTCCCAGTTCCCAGTTCCCGGTTCCCGGTTCCCGGTTCCCGGTTCGGGGGACGGGGGTCGGAGGACGGGGGACGTGAGGCGTGAAGGGTGAAGGGCCGGCAGTTCGCTCCCAACAGCCAACGGCCAAGGGCCTCGGGTTTCCGGTGCCGGGGGACGTGAAGCGTGAGATGTGAAACGTGCGGAACGGAGCGCCCCGGTACCCGGCGAGGTCCAACGACCGGGGCGGGCGGCCGAGGTGGCTCTCGGCTCGCGGCCTGCGCTCAGAACGAGGTGAGAACCGGATGATCGACGTGGGAAGAGTCGGCAAGCGCGGAACCGTGGTCATCCCGCCCCGGATGTTGCGGCGCTACGGACTCGAGGAGGGCTGCTTGCTCGTCCTGGAGGAAGGCCCCGAAGGGCTCACGCTGCGGCGAGCCGCAGACGAGGAGCTTTTGGAGACCTACACGACCGAACGAAGGGCTGAGTTCCTGCTCCAGAATGCCGTCGACGAAGAGGATGACGCGCAGGCCCGATTCGAGGTGCGGCGGCTGGGCCTGGACCCCGACGCCATCCCCCACGAGCGGCCGTAAGCGGTGGATCGCGTCTTTCTCTGGATCTTCCGGCGGGCGTGGAGCTGCCACTCAAGGCCCAGGTGATTCTCGCCGCGGCGATCGCCGCCAAGGCGACCCACCTGCTCACCGGCGACCGACGCCACTTCGGGCCCCTGTACGGAACGGCTCCCACGATCCATGTGTAGCCAGCTTCGACGGGGAACCTCCCATGCACAACGAGTTCACGGCTGTGATCGAACGGGATGGCGACTGGTACATCGCCTGCTGTCCCGAGATCCCTGGCGCCAACGGCCAGGGACGTAAACCCCGCGGGGCTTGCCGCGCGGGAGACGGTGCTGCGATACTGGACCGGCGACACGGTGGACGAGGCGGCGCCTGGACGTGGTTCGGAATCCGAACCACGGTCCATCCGGTCCGTATCTGCGACCACTTGACCCTTGCACCACCGCTCTCTTAGCCATTGGAAGGGAAACTGCCATGAAGATCGCCATCAGCGGAAAAGGGGGTGTGGGGAAGACGACCTTGGCGGGGTGCCTGGCACGCCTGCTTGCGGCTCGGGGCCAGAAGGTGCTCGCCATCGATGCGGACCCCGACGCCAACCTTCCGTCCGCCCTGGGAATTCCGGCGGAGCGGCTGGGGTCCCTCCAACCCCTGGCCCAGATGAAGGACTTGGTGTCCGAGCGCACCGGCGCCCAGGCCGGCACGTTTGGGGGGATGTTCAAACTCAACCCCAAGGTGGACGACATTCCCGACGCCTACGGCATCGTCCACGACGGGGTCAAACTCCTGACCCTGGGGACGGTTCCCAAGGGGGGAGGAGGGTGCCTGTGCCCGGAAGGGACCCTTCTGCGAACCCTGATGCGCCATCTCATGGTGGGGCGCGGCGAGACCGTGATCGTCGACATGGAGGCCGGCCTGGAGCACCTGGCCCGGGGCAGCACCGAGGGGGTGGACGCGTTTCTCGTGGTGGTGGAACCCGGCCAGCGGGCCGTTCAGACGGCCCACCAGATCCGCCGCCTCGCCACGGACCTCGGGGTGAGGAAGGTGTTCGTGGTCGGCAACAAGGTGTCGAGCGAGGATGACCGGGTCATGGTGCAGGAAGGGGTGGCACCCATGCCCGTGCTCGGCCACCTCTCCCTGCGCGAGGCGATCCGCCGGGCCGACCGGGATGGGGTAAGCCCCTTTGATCTGGACGACGGGCTGCGCGCCGAGGTGGCGGCGGTCTACGAGGCCCTGGAGCGAGTCACCTCGGCAGGCTGACCCGACGCGAAGGGAAGTCCCGCCTCCTCTCGCAGCCACTTCCGCAGGATGTCTCCCCACACCTCGGCGGCGGCCGGAAGGGGCCCCTCCCTGTCCAGCTTGGCGGCAAGTCGCCAGGACCAGGGCAGGAGCTCCCGGAGCGCCGGGTCGGAGGCGGCCGCACCGAGAAGGGCCGCCGGGGCCCCGGAAAAGAGAGGACGTCCGGCGCTGAGGCACAGTACCCGCGTCGCCAGGGGCAGCAGCGGCTCCGGCCAGTGGGTGGCCACGAGCACCGCCCCCCCCTCGGCGCGAAACGACGCCACTTCGTCCCACACGAGGTGCTGCCCGTGGGGGTCGAGGCCCACCGAGGGCTCATCGAGCAGGAGCACCTTGGGGCGCCGCGCCAGAACCCCCGCCAGGGCCACGCGCCGCTTCTCCCCACGACTGAGGTTCGCTACGGGCAGCTCCCAGAGGGGCTCGGGCACCGCGGCACGCACCAATGCGTCCCGTGCGGCGTCCCCCCCGTCCACCTTCCGGCACGGCGCCCGACCGCCCAACCCCCACGCCACGTCCTCCAGGGGGGTTCGCCCCACGAGTTGCCGCTCCGGGTACTGGAACAGGAGCCCCGCGGCCCGCCCGACGTCGCGGGGGGGCACCTGCCCCGAGGTCCACGACCAGAGAGGCCCCCCTCTGCCCCCAAGCTCCACGCTCCCCTGGTGAAGGGGCAGGAGCCCGGCCAGGCACTCCAATAGGGTCGTCTTCCCCGAGCCCGGACGCCCCAGCACCATCAGGAGCTCTCCGGCGCCCAGGGCGACCGTCACGTCTTCGAGGGCTACGACCCAGGCTCCGGCCCGATTGCCGCGGCGTACGCCGAGCCCTTCGCCCCGGATCACTGCGCCACCCACGCCGCGAGCTCCGGAAACGACGGAAGGCGCTTGCCCTCGGCCGCCGCACGGCGCCGAGCCCTCTCATAGGGCGGCGCGGGAAGCTGGCACCCGCTCCAGCAAAAGTACGCCTCGGGGGCCCCGGAGAAGGCCACCCGCCCGCCGGCCAGGGCCACGACCCGGTCGGCCCACAGGATCTCTTCGCCCTGGTGGGTCACCTGGAGGACCCCCGCGCCGTTTCCCCGCAGCTCCGCCACGGTGCGCAAGAGGCCGTCCCGGTCCCAGGGGCTCAGCATCGACGTGGCTTCGTCGAGCAGGAGGAACCGGGCACCGAGGGCGATCACGGCGGCCAGGGCGAGCCTCTGGGCCTGCCCCCCCGAGAGGGTGTGGGTCAGCGCACTTCGCTCCTCCCACAACCCCACCGCCTTCAAGCTCTCTTCCACCCGCCGCCGGGTCTGCGCCGGAGCCAGGCCGCGGGTTTCGAGCCCGAAGGCCACGTCGTCCTCGACCACCGGCGCCACCCCCTGGTCTTCCGGGTTGGCGAAGACCATCCCCACCCTCGGATCGAACGGCGCGATCGGCCCTTCCCCGAGGGTCACCCGCCCATGCTCCGGTGCCAGCGCCCCCTTGAGGGTCAAGAGCAGCGTCGTCTTGCCCGAGCCGTTGGGCCCCACGAGCACCACGTGCTCTCCCGGGGCGAGCTCGAGGTCCACCTCCTCCAACACGACCCCCTGGCCCCGGCGCACGCAGATCCCCTGGGCCCGCAGGCCCTGCCCTGCACCCCCCAAAGAAGAGCGGGGCAAGGTCGCACCCTTGCCCCGCTCGCTGTCTTTCCGGGAATCCGCGCTCACGCCGGAGCTTCGCCCCCACCCCCTGACACACTCTCCCCTGCGGCAGGTCCGGCGACGGTCGCCTTGGCCTTGCCGCGAGGAGCGTACGGCTCCTGCACGAGCTCCAGGAAGCTCACCGGCGCCCCGTCGCCCCTTCTCTCGCCCACCTTGATGATGCGGGTGTACCCGCCGGGCCGCTGCGCATACCGCGGAGAGATCTCGTCGAAGAGCTTGGCCACCACGCCCTTGTCGCGGACGTAGGCCAGGACGAGCCTGCGCGCATGGAGGTCGCCCCGCTTGCCCAGAGTGATGAGCTTTTCCGCCACCCGCCGAAGCTCCTTCGCCTTGGCATCGGTGGTCTGCACCCGCTCGTGCTCGAACAGCGACGTCACCATGTTGCGAAACATCGCCTTGCGGTGAGAGGCATTCCGCCCCAGCTTGCGGCCGGAGATCCTATGGCGCATGTCGATTCCTTTCCCTGGTCACTCGCCGGTCAGGCTTCTTCTTCCTCCGGGGTCTCCTCCGGAGGACTCCAGCCGGGTATTTCCATTCCCAGGTGGAGGTTCATCGTCACCATGAGGTCCTTGATCTCGTTCAGGGACTTCCGCCCGAAGTTCTTGGTCTTGAGCATCTCGCCGTCGGTCTTCTGCACCAGCTCGCCGATGTAGCGGATGTTTGCCGCCTTGAGGCAGTTCGCCGCACGCACCGAGAGCTCGAGCTCGCTCACCTTCCGGTCGAGGTTCGGGTTGTACGTGTAGCTCTCGCGCTCCTCCGAGGACTCCCCGTCGCCGCTTCCCTCGTCGAAGTTGATGAAGACCTGCACCTGGTCCTTCAGAATCTTCGCGCCGTACGCCACCGCGTCCTGAGGCTTGACGCTGCCGTCGGTCCACACCTCGAGGATGAGCTTGTCATAGTCGGTGCGCTGGCCCACGCGGGCCTGCTCCACCCGAACATTGACTTTCTCCATGGGGCTGTAGATCGCATCCAGCGCAATCCACCCGATGGCCATGTCCTCGTCCTTGTTGCGGTCCGAGGGCACATAGCCCTTGCCCACCTTCACCACGAGCTCCACGTCGAGTTTCGCTCCCTCCGCGAGGGTGGCGATGTGGCGGTCGGGGTTCAAGACCTCGATGGTGCTCCCCGCCTCGATGTCCCCGGCGCGAACCACGGCGGGCCCCGTCTTCAGGATGCGCAGCCGCTTGGCCTTGTCCGTATGGGCCCGCAGCCGCACCTCCTTCAAGTTGAGGATGATCTCGCTCACGTCCTCCTTGACCCCCGGAACGGAAGAGAACTCGTGGGGGACCCCGTCGAACTTTGCCTGGCAGATCGCAGCGCCCTGGAGGCTCGACAAGAGCACCCTGCGCAGTGCGTTCCCCAGGGTCGTGCCGAACCCGCGCTCCAGAGGCTCCGCTACGAACTTGCCGTAGGTGGCGCTCAGGCTCTCAGGCTCCGCCTCCAGCCGCTTGGGTCGAATCAGCTCACGCCAGTTTCTTTCTTGCAACGTCGCCAACCTCCGCCGAGGGCCGTGCCCCTCGGAATCTTACTTCGAGTACAGCTCCACGATCAGGTGCTCTTCGATGGGAAGCGTCAGGTCTTCCCGGGCGGGAAGCTCCTTGACCTGTCCCTGGAAGGCCTTGGCATCCACGTCGAGCCAGCGCGGAACTCCCCGGCTCGCCAGGTTCTCGAGGGCGGAGACGACCGGCGGGATCTTCCGGCTCTTCTCGCGCACCGCCACCACGTCCCCGGGCTTGGTCTGGAACGAGGGGATGTTGACCCGCCGGCCGTTGACCGTGAAGTGGCCGTGCCGCACCAGGTGCCGGGCCTCGGAGCGCGAGTTGGCAAACCCCATCCGGTAGGCCATGTTGTCCAGGCGCGACTCGAGCAACTGGAGCAAGCGCAGGCCCGTGACGCCCTTGGACCGATCCGCTTCCCCGAAGTAGATGCGGAACTGGCTCTCCTGCATCCCGTAGACCCGGCGGACCTTCTGCTTCTCCCGCAGCTGGCGGCCGTACTCCGACACCTTGACGCGCCCCTGCCCATGCTGGCCCGGGGGGTAGTTGCGGCGTTCCACGGCACACTTGTCCGTGAAACACCGGTCGCCCTTGAGAAAGAGCTTCATCCGCTCGCGCCGGCACAGCCGGCATACGGCTCCTCGATACCTTGCCAAAGCGGTACCTCCTCTGGTTTCTTCTTACACCCGGCGCCGTTTCGGCGGACGGCATCCGTTGTGGGGAATCGGGGTCACGTCCTTGATGGCGGTCAGGGTCAGGCCCGCAGCGTGGAGTGCCCGAACGGCTCCCTCGCGGCCCGAGCCGGGGCCCTTCACATACACCACGACGTTGCGCATCCCGTGCTCCATCGCCTTTTCGGCGGCATCCTTGCCCGCCATCTGGGCTGCAAACGGGGTGCTCTTGCGCGAGCCCTTGAACCCGGCGACCCCGGCATTCGACCACGCGACCGTGTTGCCGCTCAGGTCGGTAATGGTGATGACCGTGTTGTTGAACGTGCTGCGGATGTGGGCGATCCCGTCGCGAATGTTCTTCTTGACCTTCTTCACCCGCCGGGCGCCGCTGGACCTCTTCGCCATGACTCCTCCACTGCTCCTGCTTCTAGGTACCGGTTCCTCTATCGACGCCGGGGGCCCTTGCGCGTGCGGGCGTTGGTGCGCGTGCGCTGCCCGCGTACCGGCAACCCCTTGCGGTGCCGCAGGCCCCGGTAGCACCCGAGATCCATGAGCCGCTTCACGTGCGACAGCACTTCGCGGCGGAGATCTCCCTCCACCTTGTAGCGCTCGTCGATCACCTTGCGGATCTTCTGCAGCTCGTCGTCCGTCAGGTCCCCGGCCTTGCGATCGAACCCCACCTGAGCCTCGCCCAGAATCTGGCGGGCCGAGGACCGGCCGATCCCGTAGATATACGTGAGGGCGACCTCGATGCGCTTGGCGCGCGGCAAGTCGATACCCGACACTCTCGCCACTGTACAACCTCCTCTGGTGGTCTCAGGACCGCGGGGCCCGGCGGAAGAGCCTGCCCGCCGCGACGCCGATTCTCACTGCTGCTCTCGACACGTGCTCCGGCACTACCCCTGGCGCTGCTTGTGCCGGGGGTTGTCGCAAATGATCCGAACGATTCCCTTGCGCCGGATCACCTTGCACTTGTCGCAGATTCTCTTTACGGAAGGCCGAACTTTCATGTTGATTCTCCCAAGCCCTCTCGGCTACTTCTTCCGGTACGTGATCCGCCCCCGGGTGAGGTCGTAGGGCGAAAGCTCCACGGTCACCCGGTCTCCCGGCAAAATGCGAATGAAGAACTTTCTCATCTTCCCGGACACGTGCGCAAGCACCCGATGACCGTTGTCGAGCTCCACACGAAACATGGCGTTGGGCAGGGGCTCCACCACCGTCCCCTCGACCTCAATCGCTTCCTCTTTCGCCATGCCCTCGCTCTCCTCTCAGAGCCTGTGAAACAATCTGCTGCGCGACGATTCTTTCACAGGCTCTCAGTCCAGGCGGCTCAGGATCAGGGGCCCCCGCTCCGTGACGGCCACGCTGTGCTCGCTGTGGGCCGCCAGGCTCCCGTCGCGGGTACGTGCAGTCCACCCATCCGGGTCCACCACGACCCCGGTGGTGCCGTCGTTAATCATGGGCTCGATGGCGAGCACCATGCCCGGCCGCAGCCGTACGCCCGTGCCCTTCTCACCGTAGTTCGGAACCTGGGGGTCCTCGTGGAGGGATCGGCCGATGCCGTGCCCCACGAACTCCCGCACCACGGTGAACCCCGCCCCCTCCACCACAGCCTGGATGGCGGCCGAGAGATCGCCCAGGCGCCTTCCTGCCCGAGCCTCCCGGATGCCTGCAGCCAGTGCCTCCTCGGCCGCCCGGATCAGGGCCCGACCCCGGTCGCTGCCCTTGCCCACCGACACGCTAAAGGCCGCATCCCCGTAGAAGCCCCGGTGCAGCACTCCGCAGTCCACGCTCAGGAGGTCGCCGTCGCGCAACACCCGGCCCCGGCTCGGGATGCCGTGCACCACCTCGTCGTTGACCGAGGTGCACAGACAGCACGGATACGGCTTCCCCTGCGGGTTCCTGACCCCCTGGAACGCCGCCACCACCCCCCTGCGCTCCACCTCTTCCCGGGCGACCTCCTCCAGCTCCGCGGTCGTCACACCGGGTCGTACCGCTTCCCTCACCCGGGCCAGAATCTCGGCGACGATCCGGTTCGCCCGGACCATCTCCTCGATCTCCCGGGCCGACTTCAGGACGATCAACCCCCCAGCACCGCCGTGATCCGGCCCAGGATCTCCTCCATCCCCCCCATGCCGTCGATGGGCCGAAGCAGCCCGGCCTTTCGGTAGTAGGCGATGAGCGGGGCGGTCTGCTCGTCGTACACCTTCAGCCGGGCCCGGATCGTGGCCTCCCGGTCGTCATCGCGCTGGAAGAGCTCCCCGCCGCACTTGTCGCACGTTCCGGCCACCTTGGGCTGGCTGAACTTCACGTGGTACATGGCCCCGCATCCCTTGCAGGTGCGCCGCCCCGAGAGTCTCTCCACGAGCTCCTCGTTGGGCACCTCCACGGAGAGCACGTGGTCGATGGCTTGTCCCATCCGGGCCACGGTGTCCTTCAAGGCATCGGCCTGGGCCACCGTGCGGGGAAAGCCGTCCAGGATGTACCCCTTGGCGCAGTCCGCCTCCCGCAGCCGCTCCCCGATGATGCCGATCACGACCGAATCGGGAACGAGCTTGCCCGCGTCCATGTACGACTTGGCCGACTTCCCCAGCTCGGTCCCCTGCCGCACCGCTGCGCGAAGGATGTCCCCGGTGGAGATCTGGGGAATCTGGTACTTCTCCACCAGCCGCGTCGCCTGGGTGCCCTTCCCTGCCCCCGGAGGTCCGAGCAGAATCAGCCGCATGGGGTTCCCTCCTCTTTCCCGTTGGGTCAGCGACGCCCGCGAATGCGCTTGGCACCCATCAGGCCCTCATAGTGCCGCGTAATGAGGTGGGTCTCGATCTGCGAGACCGTGTCGAGGGACACGCCCACCACGATGAGCAGTCCCGTGCCGCCGAAGTAGAACGGTACTCCGAAGCGGCTGATGAGAATGGTGGGCAGCACGCAGATGAAGCTCACGTACAGCGCGCCCCAGAAGGTGAGCCGAGAGAGCACCTTGTCGATGTACTCGGCGGTGCGCTGCCCGGGCCGGATTCCAGGGATGTACCCTCCGTACTTCTTCATGTTGTCGGCCACGTCTACCGGATTGAACGTCACCGCCGTGTAGAAGTAGCAGAAGAAGATGATGAGCCCAACGAAGAGCACGTCGTGCACGATCTGCCCCGGGGCGAGCAGCCCCACCATGGTCTGCACCCAGGGGTGGTCGATGAACTGTCCCACCGTGGTGGGAAACATGAGCAGAGACGACGCGAAGATGGGCGGAATCACGCCGGCCGTGTTCACCTTGAGCGGCAGATGGGTGCTCTGCCCCCCGTACACCCGTCGCCCCACCACCCGTTTCGCGTACTGCACCGGGATGCGCCGCTGGGCCCGCTCCACCCACACGATGAAGAACGTGACCCCGACCATCACCACGATGAGCAGAAGCACCACGAACAGGTGGATCTGCCCGGCTCCCATGAGCCGGAAGGTGTTGTAGATGGCACCGGGCATTCCCGCCACGATGCCGGCGAAGATGATGAGGCTGATGCCGTTGCCGATGCCTCTCTCGGTGATCTGCTCGCCCAGCCACATGATGAACGCGGTGCCGGCCGTCAGCGTGGTGACCGTCATGAGCCGGAACCCCCAGCCCCCTGCAACCACCACGCTGGCCCCCCCGGGACCGGCCATGTTCTCCAGGCCCACGGCGATACCGAACCCCTGGACCACCGAGAGCACCACCGTGCCGTACCGGGTGTACTGAGTAATCTTCTTGCGCCCCTGCTCCCCCTCCTTGGAGAGCTTCTCCAGGGTGGGGACCACCACGGTCAGGAGCTGCAAGATGATCGAGGCGCTGATGTAGGGCATGATGCCCAGTGCGAACACGCTCATGCGGCTGAGCGCGCCCCCGGAGAACATATCGATGAGCCCCAGGATGTTGCCCTCGAGCCGAGCGAAGAACTCTGCCAGCGCCCCGGCGTCGATCCCGGGCACGGGCACGTGGGCCCCCACCCGGTACACGCCCAGGAGCAGGAACGTGATCAGGATACGGCGTCTGAGCTCGGGGATCTTTCCGATCCCCTGGAAGTCCCCGACCACCTAGGCCTCCTTTACCTCTCCGCCGCGGGCCTCGATCTTCTCCCGCGCGCCTTGGCTTACCTTGTGGACGAAGACCACGAGCTTGCGCTCCAGGTCCCCTTTGCCGAGGATCTTCACGCCGTCCTGGAGCTTCTTGACCAGCCCCTGCTCGACCAGCAGCACAGGCGTCACCTCGGTGCCGTCGTCGAACCGGTTCAGGTCGCACACGTTCACGCACGCGTACTCCTTGCGGAACGGATTCTTGAAGCCCACCTTCGGGAGCCGGCGCGCGAGCGGCATCTGCCCGCCCTCGAAGCCCTGCTTCCCGCCGTAGCCGGCCCGGG
This window of the Thermodesulfobacteriota bacterium genome carries:
- a CDS encoding Rpn family recombination-promoting nuclease/putative transposase, with protein sequence MPAPTLSPWPRSRIPTTGFSGKCWPTRGQRGTSSKTVVFYHGRQAWRVPVAFGSLFEPPEPLAGYVPAFRYELCDLSRYTDAELKGAVQFRAAMLLMKHIFRDDLGQRLPEILRLLWESCQEKTALDHVRTFLTYVVRGADRVRAEDVEKALQETIPEKGAGLMPTLAEQWMEQGKERGLRQGLQQGLQQGLQQGLQQGAGATAREAVVEALEARFDVVPRSVLERIEGVGDVTVLKMLLKKAVTAATLEDFRKALDIALS
- a CDS encoding PIN domain-containing protein, with the translated sequence MGNASLTHLLDSVVLIDHFNGIEAATSFLARTKGRAAVSVITRAEVLTGFAREREPLALRLLDRFVTVEIGVAAADLAARLRRENRWKLPDAFQAALALSRGLRLATRNTRDFPPERFSFVEAPYRL
- a CDS encoding CopG family transcriptional regulator; translated protein: MVRTVIGLDPEDKQWLDDKAREEHVPMAEIVRRAVRRLRSESELGLECFDRVLRDTSGVWEGEDGLAYQRRLRDEWETPR
- a CDS encoding type II toxin-antitoxin system RelE/ParE family toxin yields the protein MELSTRAKGELSSLAPRIRAQVLKRLAVLTADPRPPGVKRLAETDQGYRIRVGAYRVLYRIEDDRLLVLVVKVGHRREVYRGL
- a CDS encoding type II toxin-antitoxin system prevent-host-death family antitoxin; translation: MAIVAVPMDRSELSSALRRVRTRNERVVVEQNGEPVGALVSLDDLRALERLEDLLDAEDYREALAQWELDGRKTVALETVLDEYGLEGARK
- a CDS encoding AbrB/MazE/SpoVT family DNA-binding domain-containing protein, translated to MIDVGRVGKRGTVVIPPRMLRRYGLEEGCLLVLEEGPEGLTLRRAADEELLETYTTERRAEFLLQNAVDEEDDAQARFEVRRLGLDPDAIPHERP
- a CDS encoding carbon monoxide dehydrogenase accessory protein CooC, whose protein sequence is MKIAISGKGGVGKTTLAGCLARLLAARGQKVLAIDADPDANLPSALGIPAERLGSLQPLAQMKDLVSERTGAQAGTFGGMFKLNPKVDDIPDAYGIVHDGVKLLTLGTVPKGGGGCLCPEGTLLRTLMRHLMVGRGETVIVDMEAGLEHLARGSTEGVDAFLVVVEPGQRAVQTAHQIRRLATDLGVRKVFVVGNKVSSEDDRVMVQEGVAPMPVLGHLSLREAIRRADRDGVSPFDLDDGLRAEVAAVYEALERVTSAG
- a CDS encoding ABC transporter ATP-binding protein — translated: MGGAVIRGEGLGVRRGNRAGAWVVALEDVTVALGAGELLMVLGRPGSGKTTLLECLAGLLPLHQGSVELGGRGGPLWSWTSGQVPPRDVGRAAGLLFQYPERQLVGRTPLEDVAWGLGGRAPCRKVDGGDAARDALVRAAVPEPLWELPVANLSRGEKRRVALAGVLARRPKVLLLDEPSVGLDPHGQHLVWDEVASFRAEGGAVLVATHWPEPLLPLATRVLCLSAGRPLFSGAPAALLGAAASDPALRELLPWSWRLAAKLDREGPLPAAAEVWGDILRKWLREEAGLPFASGQPAEVTRSRAS
- a CDS encoding ATP-binding cassette domain-containing protein, with the translated sequence MSADSRKDSERGKGATLPRSSLGGAGQGLRAQGICVRRGQGVVLEEVDLELAPGEHVVLVGPNGSGKTTLLLTLKGALAPEHGRVTLGEGPIAPFDPRVGMVFANPEDQGVAPVVEDDVAFGLETRGLAPAQTRRRVEESLKAVGLWEERSALTHTLSGGQAQRLALAAVIALGARFLLLDEATSMLSPWDRDGLLRTVAELRGNGAGVLQVTHQGEEILWADRVVALAGGRVAFSGAPEAYFCWSGCQLPAPPYERARRRAAAEGKRLPSFPELAAWVAQ
- a CDS encoding DNA-directed RNA polymerase subunit alpha, with the protein product MQERNWRELIRPKRLEAEPESLSATYGKFVAEPLERGFGTTLGNALRRVLLSSLQGAAICQAKFDGVPHEFSSVPGVKEDVSEIILNLKEVRLRAHTDKAKRLRILKTGPAVVRAGDIEAGSTIEVLNPDRHIATLAEGAKLDVELVVKVGKGYVPSDRNKDEDMAIGWIALDAIYSPMEKVNVRVEQARVGQRTDYDKLILEVWTDGSVKPQDAVAYGAKILKDQVQVFINFDEGSGDGESSEERESYTYNPNLDRKVSELELSVRAANCLKAANIRYIGELVQKTDGEMLKTKNFGRKSLNEIKDLMVTMNLHLGMEIPGWSPPEETPEEEEA
- the rpsD gene encoding 30S ribosomal protein S4, which produces MARYRGAVCRLCRRERMKLFLKGDRCFTDKCAVERRNYPPGQHGQGRVKVSEYGRQLREKQKVRRVYGMQESQFRIYFGEADRSKGVTGLRLLQLLESRLDNMAYRMGFANSRSEARHLVRHGHFTVNGRRVNIPSFQTKPGDVVAVREKSRKIPPVVSALENLASRGVPRWLDVDAKAFQGQVKELPAREDLTLPIEEHLIVELYSK
- the rpsK gene encoding 30S ribosomal protein S11 produces the protein MAKRSSGARRVKKVKKNIRDGIAHIRSTFNNTVITITDLSGNTVAWSNAGVAGFKGSRKSTPFAAQMAGKDAAEKAMEHGMRNVVVYVKGPGSGREGAVRALHAAGLTLTAIKDVTPIPHNGCRPPKRRRV
- the rpsM gene encoding 30S ribosomal protein S13, with product MARVSGIDLPRAKRIEVALTYIYGIGRSSARQILGEAQVGFDRKAGDLTDDELQKIRKVIDERYKVEGDLRREVLSHVKRLMDLGCYRGLRHRKGLPVRGQRTRTNARTRKGPRRR
- the rpmJ gene encoding 50S ribosomal protein L36 — encoded protein: MKVRPSVKRICDKCKVIRRKGIVRIICDNPRHKQRQG
- the infA gene encoding translation initiation factor IF-1, giving the protein MAKEEAIEVEGTVVEPLPNAMFRVELDNGHRVLAHVSGKMRKFFIRILPGDRVTVELSPYDLTRGRITYRKK